DNA sequence from the Longimicrobiaceae bacterium genome:
GCACCGGCCGCGAGGCACAGGAGGGCCGCGGCGGCGAACGCACGGGGAGACCGGCGGAACGGCAAGCGGACGTCGGATGAGCTCATCGCGGGTAGGTCCCTGGGAGATGGGGAAGACGGAGGGAATGCCGATGCCTGCATCGCCGGAATCCCGCAAGCAGCGGCGGAGTCGGGGTAATACGGACTACCGGAACCAGCAAGCTAACGCGATGCGGCCGCAAGCTCAAGCTGCGCCAGCAGATATGACGCGACCACCGCGCCTGGCGGACCACCCGCGAAGGCCGAATGTTGACGCCCGGGCCTCGTGCGGCATTACAAGCTCTGAAACGAGAAGAGACTTCTTCTCTCGCACACGAACTCAGGACCGGCGTAAAAGGGATCCGCACTGGAGCGGACAGGCGGAGGTCCCCGGTTGCTCGGTGACGACGGGCACCGGCCGGATCGAGTCGAGCGGCGAGGGTGGGATGGAAGCTCTGCAGGGACCACAAACCAGAGGGGGAGAGGACACGCGGGGCCGCTTATCCGCCGATGCGGCACTTGACCGCCGGGCGCGGATGCGACAGCGTTCACGCTCTCCCATCCACACCTCGCCGGCCTTCTGCGCTGAAACCGCGCCGGGGGCGGCCGCGTACGAACGCACGTTTCCGCCGGCGACCGCCGCGCGGGGCGCAACTCCCTGAACCTCCCGCCACACACCATGGCTCACGCACTTCTCCTGGACGGCGTCTCCAAGCGGTACGCCGGCCACACCGCGGTCGACAACCTCTGCCTGGAGGTGCCGCCGGGCACCATCTACGGCATCCTGGGGCCCAACGGCGCCGGCAAGTCCAGCACGCTCCGCATGGTGATGAACATCATCATCCGCGACTCCGGCACCGTCTCCCTCCTGGGCGCGGACCCGGAGCGGGACCGCTCGGTGCTGCGCCGCGTGGGCTACCTGCCCGAGGAGCGCGGCCTGTACCGGAAGATGCGCGTGCTGGACGTGATCGTCTTCTTCGCGGAGCTCAAGGGGCTGGACCGCCGCACCGCGCGCACCGAGGGCGACCGTTGGCTGGAGCGCATGGGCCTGGCGGACTGGCGCCTGGCCAAGGTGGAGACGCTCAGCAAGGGCATGCAGCAGAAGGTGCAGTTCATCACCACCGTGGTCCACAAGCCCGACCTGCTGATCCTGGACGAGCCGCAGAGCGGCCTGGACCCGGTGAACCAGGAGGTGCTGCGCGACACCATCCTCGCCGCGCGCGACGAGGGGCGGACGGTGATCTTCAGCACGCACAACATGGAGCAGGCCGAGCAGCTCTGCGAGCACGTGTGCATCATCGCCGGGGGGCGCAAGGTGCTGGACGGGCGGCTGCGCGACATCCGCCGCGAGAACCTGGGGCGGCGCTACGGGGTGGAGTTCGACGGCGAGACGCCCACGGCCACGGCGTTCATGTCCGCCGCGGGCCGCTACGGCCAGGCGGAGCGGAAGGGCGAGGGCTGGGAGATCGACCTGCCCGACGCGGTGCAGCCGCGCGACTACGTGGCCGCCCTGAACGACCTGGACGCGCCGCTCATGCGCTTCGAGCGCGTGCAGCCGTCGCTCCACGAGATCTTCGTCCGCAACGTAGGCGACGCCGCCCAGCCCCAGCGCCGCCCGGAGGTGGCCCATGTCTGAGACGTTCATCGTATTCCGCCGCGAGTTCGTGGAGCGGGTGCGCGCCC
Encoded proteins:
- a CDS encoding ATP-binding cassette domain-containing protein encodes the protein MAHALLLDGVSKRYAGHTAVDNLCLEVPPGTIYGILGPNGAGKSSTLRMVMNIIIRDSGTVSLLGADPERDRSVLRRVGYLPEERGLYRKMRVLDVIVFFAELKGLDRRTARTEGDRWLERMGLADWRLAKVETLSKGMQQKVQFITTVVHKPDLLILDEPQSGLDPVNQEVLRDTILAARDEGRTVIFSTHNMEQAEQLCEHVCIIAGGRKVLDGRLRDIRRENLGRRYGVEFDGETPTATAFMSAAGRYGQAERKGEGWEIDLPDAVQPRDYVAALNDLDAPLMRFERVQPSLHEIFVRNVGDAAQPQRRPEVAHV